The Meriones unguiculatus strain TT.TT164.6M chromosome 6, Bangor_MerUng_6.1, whole genome shotgun sequence genome has a window encoding:
- the Rps27l gene encoding ribosomal protein eS27-like isoform X2, translated as MDVKCPGCYKITTVFSHAQTVVLCVGCSTVLCQPTGGKARLTEGCSFRRKQH; from the exons ATGGATGTGAAATGTCCAG GATGTTACAAGATTACAACAGTCTTCAGCCATGCTCAGACAGTGGTTCTTTGTGTAGGCTGTTCAACAGTGCTGTGCCAGCCCACAGGAGGAAAAGCCAGGCTCACAGAGG GCTGCTCATTTAGAAGAAAGCAACACTGA
- the Rps27l gene encoding ribosomal protein eS27-like isoform X1: protein MPLARDLLHPSLEEEKKKHKKKRLVQSPNSYFMDVKCPGCYKITTVFSHAQTVVLCVGCSTVLCQPTGGKARLTEGCSFRRKQH, encoded by the exons ATGCCT CTGGCTAGAGATCTGTTACACCCTTCcttggaagaggaaaagaaaaaacataaaaagaagcGGCTGGTTCAGAGCCCAAATTCTTACTTCATGGATGTGAAATGTCCAG GATGTTACAAGATTACAACAGTCTTCAGCCATGCTCAGACAGTGGTTCTTTGTGTAGGCTGTTCAACAGTGCTGTGCCAGCCCACAGGAGGAAAAGCCAGGCTCACAGAGG GCTGCTCATTTAGAAGAAAGCAACACTGA